A genomic region of Saprospiraceae bacterium contains the following coding sequences:
- a CDS encoding putative metal-dependent hydrolase translates to MEMEHLKYPIGKWAEPKDYSTENIQNWIADIRGLPGNIESLLQQRGDEVFSYRYRPGGWTLRQLIHHIADSHMNAYIRHKLAFTENQPRINAYLEQEWAQLDDVEKVPVATSVQLLSMLHVRWTVFLDSVQYNQWENGFIHPQHNRFISLKESLSMYAWHSRHHLEHIKIALSKPS, encoded by the coding sequence ATGGAAATGGAACATTTGAAATATCCAATAGGAAAATGGGCAGAACCCAAGGACTATTCTACTGAGAATATTCAAAACTGGATCGCTGACATTAGAGGTTTACCGGGAAACATTGAATCCTTATTGCAACAGAGAGGTGATGAAGTATTCTCTTATCGATACAGGCCTGGAGGTTGGACCTTGAGGCAATTAATACACCATATCGCCGATAGTCATATGAATGCATATATCCGGCATAAACTAGCATTTACAGAGAACCAACCCAGGATCAATGCATATCTCGAACAAGAGTGGGCTCAACTGGATGACGTTGAAAAAGTGCCCGTGGCAACATCCGTACAGCTGCTTTCAATGCTTCATGTCCGGTGGACCGTATTTCTTGACAGTGTACAATACAATCAATGGGAAAATGGTTTTATTCACCCCCAACATAACAGGTTTATAAGCTTGAAAGAATCTTTGAGTATGTATGCCTGGCACAGCAGACATCATTTGGAACATATCAAAATAGCCCTGAGCAAGCCTAGTTAA
- a CDS encoding 3-hydroxyacyl-CoA dehydrogenase/enoyl-CoA hydratase family protein: MASILIILLIDKDYNFESIIIVESVLSNSSLFDTIFRLLKSNSLTTFRIRKIGVLGAGLMGSGIACHLAGAGYKVLLLDRASPGADKNKLVNESLKSCLLSKPSPIYRKDFTARIDTGNFEDDFQKLQTCDWIIEAIVEELTAKIELYEKIESVRHPYSIISSNTSGLPIHMLTKKRSDEFKSHFVATHFFNPPRYLPLLEIIPCAETKSEVIEFMMDFGSRFLGKQTVLCKDRPGFIANRIIIPYMVSIMELCESLGLPIYIVDKLTGPAMGRPKSGTFRLADLVGLDTSAMVFKGLKEHCRDDIMLHEIHQVAAFDFLLQQKYFGDKSGKGFYEKLKERDKQGKSQIHALNLQTLVYEPQQNISLESLQLSKQIEDLPRRLKTVFSLDDLGAQLLKKSTAFLFSYSAQRIPEISDTIYGVDQAMCSGFAWELGPFQLWDVLGFQQGLSLIKEHGYEVPEWINRMKEQNLKRFYNDSIQGSECLDPVQLIYHVMPGSNTDLFFSISKKEKQIFENEEIQILDLDDGVLFVNFISKNNIIGEGILRGIQHAIEIAENQGWKGVVIGNTSEHFTVGANLLYIGMMAFQQDYRQLDHAAKLFQETSMRCRYSAIPVVCACQGYTFGGGVELLMHCDASVAYAESYIGLVEMGVGILPCGGGTKEFARKLSLEMKEGEVHMPQLIHRFKTIATAAVSTSAYEAFDMGYLDEARDGVCIQKRTNVRKAKDKVLQRSENYVQPIETGIHVLGQSGLATLYVAANSMLQAAYASEHDVKIARKIAYVLCGGELSAPQKVSEQYLLDLEREAFLSLCAEPKTLERIQYMLENRKPLRN; the protein is encoded by the coding sequence ATGGCTTCAATTCTAATTATATTACTTATCGATAAAGACTATAATTTTGAAAGTATAATAATTGTTGAGAGCGTTTTATCAAACAGTTCATTATTTGATACTATTTTTAGGCTTCTTAAATCAAATTCATTGACGACATTTCGCATTCGTAAAATTGGGGTATTGGGTGCCGGTTTGATGGGTTCAGGGATAGCCTGCCATCTTGCAGGGGCCGGGTATAAAGTCTTACTATTGGACAGGGCTTCCCCCGGTGCTGACAAAAACAAACTGGTAAACGAAAGTTTGAAATCTTGTTTATTATCAAAACCTTCCCCTATTTATCGAAAAGATTTTACAGCGCGAATTGACACGGGAAACTTTGAAGATGATTTTCAAAAATTACAGACATGCGATTGGATCATTGAGGCCATTGTAGAGGAGCTCACAGCTAAAATAGAATTGTACGAAAAAATTGAATCCGTTCGCCATCCCTATTCAATCATAAGCAGTAATACTTCCGGTTTGCCAATTCACATGTTGACAAAAAAAAGAAGTGATGAATTTAAATCGCATTTTGTAGCTACTCATTTTTTTAATCCACCAAGGTACCTTCCATTGTTGGAGATCATACCATGTGCAGAAACCAAATCCGAAGTCATAGAATTCATGATGGATTTCGGTTCCAGATTTTTGGGCAAACAAACGGTATTGTGTAAAGATCGTCCGGGATTTATTGCCAATAGGATTATTATACCTTATATGGTTTCCATTATGGAACTCTGCGAATCGCTTGGGCTTCCCATTTATATAGTGGATAAGCTAACGGGACCTGCTATGGGTCGCCCCAAATCCGGAACTTTCCGATTGGCAGATCTCGTTGGATTAGATACTTCAGCAATGGTATTTAAAGGCCTGAAAGAGCATTGCAGAGATGATATCATGTTGCATGAAATACATCAAGTTGCCGCTTTTGATTTTTTATTGCAACAAAAGTATTTTGGAGACAAATCGGGTAAAGGTTTTTATGAAAAATTGAAAGAGAGAGATAAACAAGGAAAAAGTCAGATTCATGCCTTGAATTTGCAAACCTTAGTGTACGAGCCCCAACAAAATATATCATTGGAAAGTCTGCAGTTGTCTAAACAAATTGAAGATTTGCCCCGGAGATTGAAAACAGTTTTTTCGCTGGATGACCTTGGAGCACAATTGTTGAAAAAGAGTACAGCATTTTTATTTTCTTATTCCGCACAAAGGATTCCTGAAATTTCAGATACCATTTATGGAGTCGATCAGGCAATGTGCAGTGGCTTTGCCTGGGAGTTGGGTCCTTTCCAACTTTGGGATGTTTTGGGATTTCAGCAAGGGCTGAGTTTGATAAAGGAACATGGGTATGAAGTTCCGGAGTGGATAAATAGAATGAAGGAACAAAATTTGAAGCGTTTTTATAACGATTCAATCCAAGGCTCTGAATGTTTAGATCCGGTACAATTGATCTATCATGTTATGCCAGGCTCAAATACAGATCTATTTTTTAGTATATCAAAAAAAGAAAAACAAATTTTTGAAAATGAAGAAATACAAATTTTAGATCTGGACGACGGAGTGTTATTTGTAAATTTTATCAGCAAAAATAATATCATTGGTGAAGGTATACTCCGCGGTATCCAACATGCCATTGAGATTGCTGAAAATCAGGGCTGGAAAGGAGTTGTTATCGGCAACACATCTGAGCATTTTACTGTAGGAGCCAACCTCTTGTATATTGGTATGATGGCTTTTCAACAGGATTACCGACAACTTGATCATGCTGCAAAATTATTTCAGGAGACATCGATGCGTTGCAGGTATTCTGCGATACCCGTTGTCTGTGCATGCCAGGGATATACTTTTGGAGGTGGGGTAGAATTGCTCATGCATTGCGATGCGTCTGTAGCTTATGCTGAATCTTATATTGGATTGGTGGAAATGGGTGTGGGCATTTTGCCCTGTGGTGGAGGAACAAAGGAATTTGCAAGAAAACTCAGTCTCGAAATGAAAGAAGGCGAGGTACATATGCCTCAATTGATCCATAGATTTAAAACCATCGCAACAGCTGCTGTTTCAACTTCTGCCTACGAAGCCTTTGACATGGGATATCTCGATGAGGCTCGTGATGGGGTGTGTATTCAAAAACGAACAAACGTTCGTAAGGCAAAGGATAAGGTATTACAACGCAGTGAAAATTATGTGCAGCCCATAGAAACCGGAATTCATGTTTTGGGGCAAAGCGGCCTGGCGACTTTATATGTAGCCGCCAATTCCATGCTTCAAGCCGCTTATGCCAGCGAACACGATGTAAAAATAGCCCGCAAAATTGCTTATGTCCTGTGTGGTGGTGAATTAAGTGCTCCACAAAAAGTATCTGAGCAGTATTTGTTGGATCTGGAAAGAGAAGCGTTTCTGAGTTTATGTGCAGAACCTAAGACGCTGGAGCGAATACAGTATATGCTGGAGAACCGGAAGCCGTTGAGGAATTAG
- a CDS encoding OmpA family protein produces MNENRNWWLWLIGTLVLIGFLWTQVQSCQQNEWSDRTKNAIHGFTAEIDSSRIKAEMAIKAANAKFDSAGLYFRAQWDKLGKSINIRLDTFTMSLPEKGIELKLLEWLQSKSNVVDKKTWFNFDRILFQTGSATLNNISDEQLDNIVRIMKAMPKVEFKIGGYTDNTGDPKANFELSKARAEAVMNALIEKGINASRLSAEGYGAEHPVADNNTPEGRELNRRVAIRVTKK; encoded by the coding sequence ATGAATGAAAATAGGAATTGGTGGTTATGGCTTATAGGCACTTTGGTTTTGATTGGCTTTTTATGGACGCAAGTTCAATCTTGCCAACAAAATGAATGGTCTGACCGTACTAAAAATGCCATACACGGATTTACTGCTGAGATAGACTCCTCCAGGATCAAAGCAGAAATGGCAATTAAAGCTGCAAACGCCAAATTTGACTCTGCAGGCTTATATTTCAGAGCCCAATGGGATAAATTAGGAAAAAGCATCAACATCCGATTAGATACATTTACAATGAGTCTACCTGAAAAGGGTATTGAATTAAAACTTTTAGAGTGGCTCCAAAGCAAATCAAATGTTGTTGACAAAAAGACCTGGTTCAATTTTGACCGCATCTTATTTCAAACCGGCAGTGCAACCCTCAACAATATATCTGATGAGCAATTAGATAATATTGTTCGTATCATGAAAGCTATGCCAAAAGTTGAATTTAAAATTGGCGGTTATACAGATAACACAGGAGATCCAAAAGCAAATTTCGAATTATCCAAAGCTCGTGCCGAAGCAGTCATGAATGCTCTTATTGAAAAAGGAATAAATGCTTCCAGGCTTAGTGCTGAAGGCTATGGTGCTGAGCATCCGGTAGCAGATAATAATACGCCGGAAGGAAGAGAACTCAACAGAAGAGTGGCGATTCGAGTGACGAAGAAGTGA
- a CDS encoding cupin domain-containing protein — MEVINLQKKLNSFDDHWNPRIVAELNGQHVKVVKFKGSFVWYKHDFEDELFMVINGTFTMEFRDRTVSVRENEILVVPKGVEHRPIAEQEVSVLLFEPAGTLNTGDQTNELTRSQLEKI, encoded by the coding sequence ATGGAAGTCATAAACCTTCAAAAAAAACTCAACTCTTTCGATGATCACTGGAATCCTCGAATTGTTGCCGAACTCAATGGTCAACATGTTAAAGTCGTAAAATTCAAAGGCAGTTTTGTCTGGTATAAGCACGATTTTGAAGATGAATTATTCATGGTTATTAATGGAACTTTTACCATGGAATTCAGAGACAGGACAGTATCGGTCAGGGAAAATGAAATACTCGTTGTGCCTAAAGGCGTCGAACACCGACCGATAGCAGAGCAGGAAGTTTCAGTGCTGTTGTTTGAACCTGCAGGAACCCTAAATACCGGCGATCAAACAAACGAACTTACGCGCAGCCAATTGGAAAAGATATAA
- a CDS encoding phenylalanine--tRNA ligase subunit beta has translation MRISFDWLKQYIDIQESAEEISHILTSLGLEVESIEQMGVPDENLEGVVVAEVLECWKHPNADRLRLTKVDVGNGEILQVVCGAPNVAAGQKVLLAKEGATLFPLNGEKFTIKKGKIRGEVSEGMICAEDELGLGPSHDGIIVLDPSCIVGTPAAQTIARNADIIFEIGLTPNRADATSHLGVAKDLLAWYRVHKDADKQLKEIQISEIESAQSSMDIQVTIEDPDLCPRYSGICLSNITVQDSPDWLQVRIKAMGLQPINNIVDVTNFIMYELGQPLHAFDYDQIPQHKIIVKNLIDGTDFKTLDEVDRKLRATDLMICDGNLQPLCMAGVFGGFGSGVSSTTKRIFIESAYFDPGTVRRASMSHNLRTQSAKCFEKGTDPNATVRALGRAVFLLQEICGARIDSAMVDVYPKIMKVAEVILDVTQAVQLSGLPLDLEALKRVLFALDMELVDQQNGNLQVFVPTNKPDVKRPADLVEEVCRVYGLDSIPVPETLKISFPKILKTKYPVKRKISQWLSAAGLHEIMSLSLVRSAICTKTGIWNETDLIYINNTSNIHLDVMKPSICLGGLEALQYNANRQQSDLAFFEMGKQYIRKQDKIVEEDLLGICLYGHKRLQHWIEGKAKANDFFELKSIFKGLLDFFQIRAIETSELQNDPIFEFGLAVFVNGHTMLKYGKLKTTLSASYDLKREVWYGEIYLEVFKLASEQNSSDYIDFSKFPLIKRDLALVLDQKVKYEEVELQAKNTCGIYLKDIQLFDVYKNEEQLGADKKSMAISLSFEHQDRQLTGEEMDALMQSLILDYESKLGAIVRR, from the coding sequence ATGCGTATTTCATTTGATTGGTTAAAGCAATATATTGATATTCAGGAGAGTGCTGAGGAAATCTCGCATATTTTGACATCACTTGGACTTGAGGTGGAATCTATTGAGCAGATGGGCGTTCCCGATGAAAATTTAGAGGGAGTTGTGGTTGCTGAGGTTTTGGAATGTTGGAAACATCCAAATGCGGATCGATTGAGACTCACAAAAGTGGATGTCGGAAATGGTGAAATTCTTCAAGTGGTATGTGGTGCTCCAAATGTAGCAGCGGGTCAAAAAGTACTGCTTGCTAAAGAAGGAGCGACTTTGTTTCCGCTGAATGGAGAAAAGTTTACGATTAAAAAAGGAAAAATCAGAGGAGAAGTTTCAGAAGGGATGATTTGTGCAGAGGATGAACTCGGTTTGGGCCCATCACACGATGGAATTATCGTGTTGGATCCTTCTTGTATTGTAGGGACTCCGGCGGCTCAGACAATAGCAAGGAATGCAGATATTATTTTTGAAATTGGATTGACACCTAATAGAGCAGATGCTACCAGCCATCTTGGGGTTGCAAAAGATCTATTGGCCTGGTACCGGGTACACAAAGATGCCGATAAACAATTAAAGGAAATTCAAATAAGTGAAATAGAATCTGCTCAAAGTTCGATGGATATTCAAGTAACAATTGAGGATCCGGATTTGTGTCCACGGTACAGTGGAATTTGTTTAAGCAACATAACAGTTCAGGATTCACCGGATTGGCTGCAAGTGAGGATCAAAGCTATGGGATTGCAACCGATCAATAATATAGTGGATGTCACCAATTTTATAATGTATGAACTGGGGCAGCCGCTTCATGCCTTTGATTATGATCAAATTCCACAGCACAAAATCATTGTTAAAAATTTGATAGATGGGACTGATTTTAAAACTTTGGACGAAGTGGATCGCAAATTGCGAGCAACAGACCTAATGATTTGCGATGGTAATCTTCAGCCACTTTGTATGGCGGGTGTTTTTGGAGGCTTTGGTTCCGGAGTAAGCTCAACGACAAAACGAATTTTTATCGAGTCCGCATATTTTGATCCGGGCACTGTCCGCCGTGCAAGTATGTCTCATAATTTGAGGACCCAATCTGCAAAGTGTTTTGAGAAGGGCACAGATCCAAATGCGACAGTCAGGGCATTAGGCAGAGCCGTATTTTTATTGCAGGAGATATGTGGGGCCAGGATTGATTCTGCAATGGTTGATGTCTATCCAAAAATCATGAAGGTCGCTGAGGTCATACTGGATGTTACGCAAGCTGTTCAATTATCTGGTCTTCCTTTAGATTTAGAAGCATTGAAACGCGTTTTATTTGCTTTAGACATGGAGTTGGTCGACCAACAGAATGGAAACTTACAAGTGTTTGTACCGACCAACAAACCCGATGTAAAACGTCCTGCTGACCTCGTTGAAGAAGTATGCCGGGTTTATGGATTAGACTCCATCCCGGTCCCGGAAACCTTGAAAATTTCATTCCCAAAAATTCTAAAAACAAAATATCCGGTGAAGCGAAAAATTTCGCAGTGGTTAAGTGCTGCAGGCTTGCACGAGATCATGAGTTTGTCATTGGTGCGCTCGGCTATTTGTACGAAAACCGGCATTTGGAATGAAACAGACCTCATTTATATTAATAATACATCCAATATTCACCTTGATGTAATGAAACCTTCTATTTGTTTGGGTGGATTAGAAGCTTTACAATATAATGCAAACCGGCAACAGTCGGATCTTGCTTTTTTTGAAATGGGGAAGCAATATATCCGCAAACAGGATAAGATTGTAGAAGAAGATTTGCTTGGAATATGTTTATATGGCCATAAACGCCTTCAACATTGGATTGAAGGAAAAGCAAAAGCGAACGATTTCTTTGAGCTTAAGTCCATTTTTAAAGGCCTCTTAGATTTTTTTCAAATTCGAGCAATTGAAACTTCTGAATTGCAAAACGACCCGATTTTTGAGTTCGGTTTGGCAGTTTTTGTAAATGGACATACTATGCTGAAGTATGGGAAATTGAAAACAACATTGAGTGCTTCCTATGATTTGAAAAGGGAAGTTTGGTATGGAGAGATCTATTTGGAAGTTTTTAAATTGGCTTCAGAGCAAAATTCTTCTGATTACATTGATTTCTCCAAATTCCCTTTGATAAAAAGGGACCTGGCCTTGGTTCTAGACCAGAAAGTGAAATATGAAGAAGTGGAACTACAAGCCAAAAATACATGTGGGATTTATTTAAAAGACATTCAATTGTTTGATGTTTATAAAAATGAAGAACAATTAGGTGCCGATAAGAAATCAATGGCGATCAGTCTAAGTTTCGAACATCAGGACAGACAGTTAACCGGAGAAGAAATGGATGCTCTGATGCAATCATTAATTCTAGATTATGAGTCAAAGCTGGGGGCAATTGTCCGCAGATAA